In Gimesia benthica, a single window of DNA contains:
- a CDS encoding transglutaminase-like domain-containing protein — protein sequence MQTRLRSWLNGRNVTLSLGLWLVGSLTGCAEQPVPAVEAATQQPGQNASVEEADVWQVIYVNDQRIGYARSQTQQSGEGESRVVLQQSDSYLKLKRFGQALNLETHLKTKETPAGELLAYTFEMQNPPAASTVSEGEVRDGTLHIKTSVANQAKQSQLKWKPTFHSPSYIDQFFQKQPLQPGEEQSFSMLLPEYNKVTDVQLKALDYEKTELYGGEEAECLHVEMKQSLLPGMTIDLYVTREGKIPKTVADFLGSAMITYTVSKEVALEELSGKELDLAVQTLIKVKPIPGAHNTERVVYEITLTDGDPTSVLPESETQKVEKLDAHRARLTVEKAAAPQEFPAADVDAEYLQPSQFLQSDDPRVIEHAKQAVQSETNPWKQAVQMEKYVHEHLRKKNFSTALASAGEVAKNMEGDCTEHAVLLAAMLRAMKLPARVAVGLVYIPSRASFGGHMWTEVYLDGRWIPLDATLGKGGIGAGHIKLADSSLSENAPAPLAIFLPILQAVGKLSIDVKETTPGTAR from the coding sequence ATGCAAACCCGATTACGATCCTGGCTGAATGGTCGAAACGTGACTCTGTCTCTGGGGCTCTGGCTGGTAGGGAGCCTGACAGGCTGTGCAGAACAGCCTGTGCCTGCAGTGGAAGCTGCCACGCAACAGCCAGGCCAGAACGCATCCGTGGAGGAAGCAGACGTATGGCAGGTGATTTACGTGAATGACCAGCGGATTGGTTATGCCCGTTCGCAGACGCAGCAGTCAGGTGAAGGGGAGAGCCGGGTCGTTCTACAGCAGAGTGATTCCTATCTGAAGCTGAAGCGATTTGGACAGGCTCTGAATCTGGAGACGCATCTGAAAACGAAAGAGACGCCGGCTGGTGAGTTGCTGGCGTATACGTTTGAAATGCAGAATCCCCCCGCTGCTTCAACGGTTTCTGAGGGCGAAGTACGCGACGGAACCCTGCACATTAAAACCAGTGTGGCGAATCAGGCCAAACAGTCGCAGTTGAAATGGAAGCCGACATTTCATTCTCCCAGTTATATAGACCAGTTTTTCCAGAAGCAGCCGCTCCAGCCGGGCGAGGAGCAGTCATTCTCAATGCTGCTGCCCGAATACAACAAAGTAACCGACGTGCAGCTCAAGGCCCTCGATTATGAGAAAACGGAGCTGTATGGCGGTGAAGAAGCCGAATGTCTGCATGTGGAGATGAAACAGTCCCTGTTGCCTGGAATGACGATTGATCTATACGTCACGCGGGAAGGGAAGATTCCCAAAACGGTGGCCGATTTCCTGGGATCGGCGATGATTACTTATACGGTAAGTAAAGAGGTCGCCCTGGAAGAGTTGTCTGGTAAGGAACTGGATCTGGCGGTGCAGACGCTGATTAAGGTCAAGCCGATCCCCGGGGCGCATAATACAGAGCGTGTCGTCTATGAGATTACGCTGACCGATGGGGATCCGACGTCAGTCTTGCCGGAGAGCGAGACGCAGAAAGTGGAAAAACTGGACGCACATCGGGCCCGGCTCACCGTGGAGAAGGCGGCAGCGCCCCAGGAGTTTCCCGCAGCGGATGTGGATGCTGAGTATCTGCAACCTTCCCAGTTTCTCCAGTCTGACGATCCACGAGTGATCGAGCATGCGAAGCAGGCGGTGCAATCTGAAACGAATCCATGGAAGCAGGCTGTGCAGATGGAAAAGTATGTGCACGAGCATCTGCGAAAGAAGAATTTTTCGACGGCACTGGCGTCTGCGGGCGAGGTGGCGAAGAATATGGAAGGGGATTGTACAGAGCACGCAGTTCTGCTGGCGGCGATGTTGCGGGCCATGAAGCTGCCTGCACGCGTGGCGGTGGGGCTGGTCTACATTCCAAGTCGGGCGAGTTTCGGCGGGCACATGTGGACCGAGGTCTATCTGGATGGTCGCTGGATTCCCCTGGATGCGACTCTCGGAAAAGGGGGGATCGGCGCGGGGCACATTAAACTGGCGGACTCGAGTCTGTCTGAGAATGCCCCGGCACCACTGGCGATCTTCTTACCTATCTTACAGGCGGTGGGAAAACTTTCGATTGATGTGAAAGAGACAACGCCGGGAACGGCGCGTTAA
- the rnc gene encoding ribonuclease III, whose product MLYDLSPAEIDVLLEECQHNLGYSFTNYELLKCCLTHTSAAKTRMDSNERLEFLGDAILGALVCEKLFHQFPNSPEGELTRIKSAVVSRNTCTRLAREKGLDRFIFVGKGLAMTETLPESLLAGMFEAIIAGIYLDGGMEPVHEFLDPLIERENMKASRSVHGFNYKSLLQQYSQKKFSQTPVYELVDEKGPDHSKFFKVTAIIGEIQYEPAWGSTKKEAEQRAALNALRQNEDENGSDWELPSMPDDI is encoded by the coding sequence ATGCTGTACGATCTCAGTCCCGCAGAGATCGACGTACTCCTTGAGGAGTGTCAACACAATCTGGGTTACTCATTCACCAACTATGAACTGCTGAAATGCTGCCTGACCCACACCTCCGCCGCCAAAACCCGCATGGACTCCAACGAGCGGCTCGAGTTCCTCGGCGACGCCATTCTGGGTGCGCTGGTCTGTGAGAAGCTGTTCCACCAGTTCCCCAATTCTCCCGAGGGAGAGCTGACCCGCATTAAGTCGGCGGTCGTCAGCCGCAATACCTGTACCCGGCTGGCACGCGAGAAAGGCCTCGATCGTTTCATCTTCGTCGGTAAAGGACTGGCGATGACCGAGACGCTCCCCGAATCGCTCCTGGCCGGTATGTTCGAAGCGATCATTGCCGGTATCTACCTCGACGGCGGCATGGAACCGGTGCACGAGTTCCTGGATCCGCTGATCGAGCGCGAAAACATGAAAGCCTCACGCTCGGTGCACGGCTTCAATTACAAGAGTCTGTTACAGCAGTATTCGCAGAAGAAGTTTTCTCAGACCCCGGTCTACGAACTGGTTGATGAGAAAGGCCCCGATCATTCGAAGTTTTTCAAGGTGACCGCCATCATCGGCGAGATTCAGTATGAGCCGGCCTGGGGCTCCACCAAAAAAGAAGCTGAACAACGGGCCGCGCTGAATGCACTCAGACAGAATGAAGATGAAAACGGGTCGGACTGGGAACTACCCTCGATGCCCGATGACATCTGA
- a CDS encoding Do family serine endopeptidase — protein MKALTANRNWMFAIIGSACLVGAAVGVAQKDVSSDVPVAASATELSSIFRDVSKRAMPSIVSIETVSKTSQVSNQQMMPFGDDSPFKDLFENDPRFKDMFKQYQNQPRRAPRKMGTGSGFIINKSGLIMTNSHVVNGADVVKVTLNDGREFTASDIKTDPRSDVAVIKIDAPDLVAIPLGDSSKMEIGDWVLAIGNPFGIGMSVTNGIISAKSRGPGINDREDYLQTDAAINPGNSGGPLLNLRGEVIGINTAISSRSGGYDGVGFAIPVNMARWVSGQLIDHGMVKRSFLGVGIQPISNDLSKSFDIKVGQGAIITQVMEDSPADKAELKTGDIILNFAGKDVSGPRNLQGIVEQLSVGKSYTMELLRDGKRVHKQVTMQEMPKSFSVAKNESPLEDSSKGKQKTSVNDLKIEVQPLTKELANQLGYSDDVNGVVITSVEPGSAAEEAGLMKGMIIEKIGTTEVTTMDQFNLGLKEAKEKDRVLLLVRNHSGARFVVVQK, from the coding sequence ATGAAAGCGTTAACAGCAAATCGAAACTGGATGTTCGCTATCATAGGTAGCGCTTGTCTGGTGGGTGCCGCAGTGGGTGTGGCTCAGAAAGATGTATCTTCTGACGTCCCGGTGGCTGCGAGTGCGACAGAGTTATCAAGTATATTCCGCGATGTCAGCAAACGGGCAATGCCTTCGATCGTATCGATCGAAACGGTCAGCAAAACATCCCAGGTATCAAATCAGCAGATGATGCCTTTTGGCGATGACTCCCCGTTCAAAGATCTTTTTGAAAATGATCCGCGGTTCAAAGACATGTTCAAGCAGTACCAGAACCAGCCGCGTCGTGCTCCCCGCAAGATGGGAACCGGTTCCGGGTTTATTATTAACAAGTCAGGTCTGATCATGACCAACTCTCACGTGGTGAATGGGGCCGATGTGGTCAAAGTCACCCTGAACGATGGTCGCGAATTCACTGCTTCCGACATCAAGACCGACCCGCGGTCTGACGTTGCCGTGATTAAGATCGATGCACCAGATCTTGTAGCCATTCCGCTGGGCGACAGCTCCAAGATGGAAATCGGTGACTGGGTACTGGCGATCGGTAACCCCTTCGGTATCGGTATGAGTGTGACGAACGGGATCATCAGTGCGAAGAGCCGTGGTCCAGGAATTAACGATCGTGAAGACTACCTGCAGACTGACGCAGCCATCAACCCTGGTAACAGTGGTGGTCCACTGTTGAACCTGCGTGGCGAAGTGATCGGCATCAACACTGCCATCTCCAGCCGCAGTGGTGGCTACGATGGTGTCGGGTTTGCGATTCCGGTCAACATGGCTCGCTGGGTCTCAGGACAGTTAATTGATCATGGTATGGTGAAGCGTTCCTTCCTGGGCGTAGGCATCCAGCCGATCAGCAACGATCTGTCCAAGTCCTTCGATATCAAAGTCGGTCAGGGAGCGATCATCACCCAGGTGATGGAAGATTCTCCGGCTGATAAAGCAGAACTCAAGACAGGTGACATCATCCTGAACTTCGCAGGTAAAGATGTTTCCGGTCCTCGGAATCTGCAGGGAATCGTCGAACAGCTGTCTGTCGGCAAATCCTACACGATGGAACTGTTACGGGATGGCAAACGTGTCCACAAGCAGGTCACGATGCAGGAAATGCCTAAGAGCTTCTCAGTCGCTAAGAACGAGTCTCCCCTGGAAGACTCCAGCAAAGGGAAGCAGAAGACCAGCGTCAACGATCTCAAAATTGAAGTTCAGCCTCTGACCAAAGAGTTGGCCAATCAGCTGGGCTACTCAGACGACGTTAACGGGGTGGTGATCACCTCGGTCGAGCCTGGTAGTGCTGCTGAAGAAGCCGGCCTGATGAAAGGTATGATCATTGAAAAGATTGGGACAACTGAAGTGACTACTATGGATCAGTTTAATCTCGGCTTGAAAGAAGCCAAAGAAAAAGACCGCGTTCTGCTGCTGGTTCGGAACCACAGCGGTGCCCGCTTCGTCGTGGTCCAGAAGTAG